In a genomic window of Desulfovibrio sp. JC022:
- a CDS encoding ABC transporter substrate-binding protein, producing the protein MFTGHIKTFIAITLLVLGLSAGSARADKVVYLSSLEWPPYVGKHLPGKGTSADIVRRAFAAMGYELKILFLPWKRSMRMVETDFQVVGYFPEYYSSERAEKYVFSKSYGCSPVSLLERRKSPVSWGTVDDLAGLRVGFVAGYVNTPQLDEAVANGTIKADFAPSDKSNIMKVMKGRIDCAVVDPVVYSYLAVTDPEVKKNSDTVQIGPRAFGVNELFVAFRKDEQGRFFARILNSGLKQIGITGSCKKHD; encoded by the coding sequence ATGTTTACCGGTCACATTAAAACCTTCATCGCCATAACACTGCTCGTGCTGGGGCTTAGTGCCGGAAGTGCCCGTGCTGATAAAGTTGTTTATCTCAGTTCTCTTGAGTGGCCTCCTTATGTGGGCAAGCATCTTCCCGGCAAAGGGACCAGTGCTGACATTGTACGCAGGGCTTTCGCAGCCATGGGGTATGAATTGAAAATTCTTTTCCTTCCATGGAAAAGGTCAATGCGTATGGTAGAGACCGATTTTCAGGTTGTAGGTTATTTTCCAGAATACTATTCCAGTGAAAGGGCTGAGAAGTATGTTTTTTCAAAGAGTTACGGTTGTAGTCCGGTAAGTCTTCTGGAGCGCAGGAAGAGTCCTGTAAGCTGGGGCACCGTTGACGACCTCGCCGGACTCCGGGTGGGCTTTGTGGCCGGGTATGTGAATACCCCGCAGTTGGATGAGGCTGTTGCCAACGGAACCATAAAAGCTGATTTTGCTCCTTCTGATAAAAGCAACATAATGAAGGTGATGAAGGGCAGAATTGATTGTGCAGTGGTGGACCCTGTGGTTTACAGCTACCTTGCTGTGACTGATCCTGAAGTTAAAAAGAACAGCGATACTGTTCAGATAGGACCGAGGGCTTTTGGTGTGAACGAGCTGTTTGTTGCATTTCGTAAAGATGAACAGGGCCGTTTTTTTGCCCGGATTTTGAACAGTGGATTGAAACAGATAGGTATTACAGGTTCTTGTAAGAAACACGATTAA
- a CDS encoding GGDEF domain-containing protein: MGKLNFMGGFKKSALEESFQKEKWPSVRFRLLFLYFVTVITYFAGGYSDYVDLGLGSEFHTVLLGRICACLLGCLAFFLLLVDKVRLRMQYMLMSLCMFSVLGAESLELVVKSSDIGSLSVPTAVFIVLAYYILLSPRILPPFVAAVSGSVVYLLSLATVVPIHSGTFVNSLIYLFLANMFGVFFLYTFGRSLRREYAAMEDLKKLVEFDELTGVCSRRKVLEAGDCLFKSARRFNSKLAVLMMDIDHFKKVNDDHGHCVGDTVLKKTARRCADVLREVDYFGRLGGEEFVIILPHSSLHDGIKVAERLRLRIKERMFNVDDACLPVSVSIGVAELKGHDDFKALLQDADEQLYRAKNGGRNKVCPAIFRVVKQIQSTEAYVE; this comes from the coding sequence GTGGGTAAATTAAATTTTATGGGTGGATTTAAAAAATCTGCCCTTGAAGAGTCGTTTCAAAAAGAAAAATGGCCTTCAGTCAGGTTCAGGCTTCTTTTTCTTTATTTTGTCACTGTTATTACATACTTTGCAGGTGGATACAGTGATTATGTTGACCTTGGTCTTGGGTCCGAATTCCATACTGTTTTACTGGGAAGAATCTGCGCGTGCCTGCTTGGTTGTTTGGCTTTTTTTCTGCTTCTGGTTGATAAAGTCAGGCTCAGGATGCAGTACATGCTCATGTCTTTGTGCATGTTTTCTGTTTTGGGGGCGGAGTCGCTGGAGTTGGTCGTAAAGTCTTCAGACATCGGTTCACTTAGTGTGCCTACCGCAGTTTTTATCGTTCTCGCCTACTATATTCTTTTGTCACCCCGTATTCTTCCGCCTTTTGTTGCTGCTGTTTCCGGGTCCGTTGTTTATCTTTTATCTTTGGCTACAGTTGTTCCCATTCATTCCGGAACATTTGTGAATTCGTTGATTTACCTTTTCCTTGCCAATATGTTCGGAGTCTTTTTCCTCTATACTTTCGGCAGGTCATTGCGCCGGGAATATGCGGCCATGGAAGACCTGAAAAAGCTGGTGGAGTTTGATGAACTGACCGGGGTGTGCAGTCGCCGTAAGGTTCTTGAGGCCGGGGACTGCCTTTTCAAGTCCGCACGCCGTTTTAACAGTAAACTGGCAGTGCTTATGATGGATATTGATCATTTCAAGAAGGTCAATGACGATCACGGGCATTGTGTGGGTGATACTGTACTGAAAAAAACTGCCAGACGTTGCGCTGATGTGTTGCGGGAGGTTGATTATTTCGGGAGACTCGGAGGTGAGGAATTCGTGATAATCCTTCCTCATTCCAGTCTGCATGACGGGATTAAAGTCGCCGAGAGGTTGCGGTTACGAATCAAGGAAAGAATGTTTAATGTTGATGATGCTTGCCTGCCTGTTTCGGTGAGCATCGGTGTTGCTGAATTGAAGGGTCATGATGATTTTAAGGCTTTGCTTCAAGATGCGGATGAACAATTGTACCGGGCCAAAAATGGCGGGCGAAATAAAGTCTGCCCGGCAATATTCAGGGTAGTGAAGCAGATTCAATCGACTGAAGCTTATGTAGAATAA
- a CDS encoding methyl-accepting chemotaxis protein has protein sequence MNWISKSLLRVILLPIIIPILAGIGGLVFYVQSSSYKMVLDNSMESAASQAAIITSSLDLFITDTVAVVKNLSGQEGIREIFDKDSSSAKKLFEETMRNNEVIWAVLVFDRHGKILSGQTSQGGVLDGLDISSRDYVKAVLKGKETYITESVFRSKTDKSLLFGASSAVKDAQGNVLGGIAVFGDWMKFADRFVRPVVVGTEGYGVVTDAKGLVLYHPAEKLILKDLSKYDFMKRALAADNGKEFYDWQGRSKAMIYKTDPKTGWLVMLTAYESDLASAAVMQRNVLIIVGVLIVLVVCGIVYFSVRRLVISPVSGGMRVAGQMASGDLTDTVSSDSANEIGSLMRSLGSMISSLRGVVIGVKSAAEQVAAGSEEVSASAQHLSAGATEQAASVEEVSASISQMTGNISKNTELAEETREIAVKTAREAENGGEAVAQTVDAMHNIAEKTSIIEEIARQTNLLALNAAIEAARAGEHGKGFAVVASEVRKLAERSGVAAGEIRELTGSSLQVAERAKSVLGGMIKDINRNEELVAEVAAASREQFEGGQQISKAITQLDEVIQRNAAFAEELSSTSEELSAQAVKLQETMQFFTVPNDGSRFSAVVHRESPAVAALEPGG, from the coding sequence ATGAATTGGATATCCAAAAGTTTACTGAGAGTAATCCTGTTGCCGATTATCATACCTATTTTGGCTGGAATAGGCGGGCTTGTTTTTTACGTTCAGAGTTCCTCATATAAAATGGTTCTCGACAATTCCATGGAATCTGCCGCTAGTCAGGCTGCAATCATTACTTCTTCCCTCGACCTTTTTATTACCGACACTGTCGCGGTGGTAAAAAATTTGTCAGGTCAGGAGGGTATTCGGGAAATTTTTGATAAAGATAGTTCCTCCGCCAAGAAATTATTTGAAGAAACCATGCGCAATAACGAAGTTATCTGGGCCGTGCTGGTTTTTGACCGTCATGGGAAGATTCTTTCCGGACAAACCAGTCAGGGCGGAGTTCTGGATGGGCTGGACATCAGTTCCCGCGATTACGTTAAAGCTGTTTTAAAAGGTAAAGAGACCTACATCACTGAATCGGTTTTCAGGTCCAAGACTGATAAAAGCCTGCTTTTCGGTGCCAGTTCTGCGGTCAAGGATGCTCAGGGTAACGTCTTGGGTGGAATAGCTGTTTTCGGTGACTGGATGAAATTTGCCGACCGTTTTGTGCGGCCAGTTGTGGTTGGTACGGAAGGGTACGGAGTTGTAACTGATGCCAAAGGATTGGTCCTTTACCACCCTGCGGAAAAATTGATTTTAAAAGATTTAAGCAAATATGATTTTATGAAAAGGGCACTTGCCGCTGACAATGGGAAAGAATTTTACGACTGGCAGGGTCGCAGTAAGGCCATGATTTACAAGACCGATCCTAAAACCGGCTGGCTGGTGATGCTTACCGCTTATGAAAGTGACTTGGCATCGGCTGCGGTTATGCAGCGTAATGTGCTGATAATTGTAGGTGTCCTAATTGTTCTGGTGGTTTGCGGCATTGTTTATTTTTCAGTGCGCAGGCTGGTAATCTCCCCTGTTAGCGGCGGAATGAGGGTGGCCGGGCAGATGGCTTCCGGTGATCTTACTGATACTGTTTCCAGTGACTCTGCCAATGAAATAGGAAGCTTGATGCGCTCTTTGGGAAGTATGATTTCATCCTTGCGCGGGGTTGTCATCGGCGTGAAGTCCGCAGCTGAGCAGGTGGCCGCAGGCAGTGAAGAGGTTTCCGCTTCAGCCCAGCATCTTTCTGCGGGGGCGACTGAACAGGCCGCTTCTGTGGAGGAAGTGTCAGCTTCCATCTCTCAGATGACTGGAAATATTTCCAAGAACACCGAGCTTGCTGAGGAAACTCGCGAGATCGCGGTGAAGACTGCCCGTGAGGCTGAAAACGGCGGGGAGGCAGTGGCCCAGACTGTGGATGCCATGCATAATATTGCTGAAAAAACATCTATCATTGAAGAGATCGCCCGCCAGACCAATCTTCTGGCACTTAATGCCGCCATCGAGGCCGCAAGAGCCGGAGAACACGGTAAAGGTTTTGCTGTTGTTGCATCCGAGGTTCGTAAGCTTGCTGAAAGGAGCGGGGTTGCAGCCGGAGAGATCAGAGAATTGACCGGATCAAGTCTTCAGGTTGCTGAAAGGGCTAAAAGCGTGCTTGGCGGAATGATTAAAGACATCAACCGTAACGAAGAGCTTGTAGCCGAAGTTGCTGCGGCAAGCCGTGAGCAGTTTGAAGGCGGGCAGCAGATTTCAAAGGCAATCACCCAGCTTGATGAGGTTATCCAGCGAAATGCAGCTTTTGCTGAAGAACTGTCTTCCACTTCCGAGGAATTGTCTGCTCAGGCCGTCAAGTTGCAGGAAACAATGCAATTTTTTACTGTTCCTAATGATGGATCGAGATTCTCAGCTGTTGTGCATAGAGAAAGTCCCGCTGTCGCGGCATTGGAGCCGGGGGGATGA
- a CDS encoding methyl-accepting chemotaxis protein: MRVKSINSVVAVIVFVLIALTVSIAVWWVAGSTYQAVFKEQKNAMQSMVDQSEKALELYMGQTSDVVRIMAKGEPAREALELGNTGPIDGLLKSLINSSSDYWAAFLFDKNGKVVAGYNAKGKNMSGADRSSRGYVKKILSGTEFYIQDNILISKSGGGIMIYAIAHAVRDYSGKVVGGIGVFPKWESYTRNFIDPFRVGKDGYSFMLDNKGRIIAHAMNKKLYLKDLSKYDFVKTVLSKKDGGTTYEWEGRDKYMVFKTMPGTGWAIVVSAYEDDLTAAATHQRNVLLEGGVVVILLLGGIMVFILRKLVLNPVDNILEFSTEIANGNLKAELKGKYRYEFENLAEKINTMVAELKNKLGFSEGVLNGLTVPCAIVDPDNNILWVNQEMCELIEISRSPADSNGIHAGEYFFNDSSRDTMSHAAIEQNSKLEKEIVYTSHKGNEKHLFVSATPFHDMDGVMLGALTVIVDMTEIRQQGIEIEKQNERITHAAADAEQISQSLSSAAEELSAQIEQSNRGAQEQRDRVAETSTAMEEMNATVLEVAQNAGLAAEDADSARDKAQNGSKLVQQMIESADGVRSQADELKESMEQLGVEAKEIGNVLGVINDIADQTNLLALNAAIEAARAGEAGRGFAVVADEVRKLAENTMSATGEVGSAISKIQNMTRQNISATEDAADSAQRSSDLANESGQTLTEIVKLVVNASDQVRAIATAAEQQSATSEEINRATEDISRISLETSQVMSESANAVQEVAGMASSLNTVIEDIQPDKK; encoded by the coding sequence ATGAGGGTTAAAAGCATTAACTCAGTTGTTGCCGTGATTGTTTTTGTCCTTATTGCCTTAACTGTTTCCATAGCGGTCTGGTGGGTAGCGGGAAGTACTTATCAGGCGGTGTTTAAGGAGCAGAAGAATGCCATGCAGTCCATGGTTGACCAGTCGGAAAAAGCCCTTGAGCTTTACATGGGGCAGACTTCGGACGTGGTACGGATCATGGCAAAAGGTGAACCTGCCCGTGAAGCCCTTGAGCTTGGCAATACCGGACCCATCGATGGACTGCTTAAGTCACTTATAAACTCCTCCAGTGATTACTGGGCGGCTTTTCTTTTTGATAAAAACGGTAAGGTTGTTGCCGGTTATAATGCCAAGGGCAAGAATATGAGCGGGGCGGATCGTTCTTCCCGCGGATACGTTAAAAAAATTCTTTCCGGTACCGAGTTCTACATTCAGGACAATATCCTAATTTCCAAAAGCGGCGGCGGGATTATGATTTACGCCATTGCCCATGCCGTGCGTGATTATTCCGGTAAAGTTGTGGGTGGTATCGGAGTTTTTCCCAAGTGGGAAAGTTATACTAGAAACTTCATTGATCCATTCAGGGTGGGGAAAGACGGCTACAGCTTTATGTTGGACAATAAGGGACGCATTATTGCTCACGCTATGAATAAGAAGCTGTACCTTAAGGATCTTTCAAAATATGATTTTGTTAAGACTGTCCTTTCCAAGAAGGACGGCGGAACCACTTATGAATGGGAAGGCCGCGACAAATATATGGTTTTTAAAACCATGCCCGGAACAGGCTGGGCTATTGTTGTCAGTGCCTATGAAGACGATCTGACTGCGGCGGCAACCCACCAGCGAAATGTCCTGCTTGAAGGCGGAGTCGTGGTTATTTTGCTGCTTGGTGGGATAATGGTCTTTATTCTTAGGAAACTGGTCTTGAATCCCGTTGATAATATTCTTGAATTTTCAACTGAAATAGCCAATGGAAATCTCAAGGCTGAGTTGAAGGGTAAATATAGGTACGAGTTTGAAAATCTCGCCGAGAAGATCAACACCATGGTTGCGGAGCTCAAGAACAAGCTCGGTTTTTCCGAAGGTGTGCTGAATGGACTTACCGTTCCCTGCGCAATCGTTGATCCTGATAACAATATTCTCTGGGTCAATCAGGAAATGTGTGAGTTGATTGAAATTAGTCGAAGCCCTGCTGACTCTAATGGTATTCATGCCGGTGAGTATTTCTTTAATGATTCCAGTAGAGACACAATGTCACATGCGGCTATTGAACAAAACAGCAAGCTTGAAAAAGAAATAGTTTATACTTCCCACAAAGGAAATGAGAAGCATCTATTTGTTTCAGCCACTCCGTTCCATGATATGGATGGGGTTATGCTTGGAGCGTTGACTGTAATCGTTGATATGACCGAGATCAGGCAGCAGGGGATTGAAATCGAGAAGCAGAATGAGCGGATTACCCATGCCGCCGCTGATGCAGAGCAGATTTCGCAATCACTTTCCAGTGCTGCGGAAGAGCTTTCCGCCCAGATTGAGCAGTCTAACCGGGGCGCACAGGAACAGCGGGACCGCGTTGCTGAAACATCCACTGCCATGGAAGAGATGAATGCTACCGTACTTGAAGTGGCGCAGAATGCCGGGCTTGCAGCCGAAGATGCGGATTCGGCCCGTGACAAAGCGCAAAACGGCTCGAAACTGGTGCAGCAGATGATTGAATCCGCTGACGGTGTGCGTTCTCAGGCTGATGAACTGAAAGAGTCCATGGAGCAGCTTGGAGTTGAAGCCAAGGAAATCGGAAACGTACTCGGCGTTATTAATGATATTGCCGATCAGACCAACCTGCTGGCCCTCAATGCCGCTATTGAAGCTGCAAGGGCCGGGGAAGCCGGGCGCGGATTTGCAGTTGTTGCTGATGAAGTCCGCAAGCTGGCTGAGAATACCATGTCCGCCACCGGGGAAGTCGGCAGTGCCATCTCCAAGATTCAGAATATGACAAGGCAGAATATCTCCGCCACTGAAGATGCTGCGGATTCCGCGCAACGCAGTAGTGATCTTGCTAATGAATCAGGCCAGACTTTGACTGAAATTGTTAAACTGGTTGTCAATGCTTCGGATCAGGTCCGGGCCATTGCCACTGCCGCGGAACAGCAGTCCGCCACCAGTGAGGAAATCAACAGGGCCACTGAGGATATCAGCAGGATTTCCCTTGAGACTTCTCAGGTCATGAGCGAGTCCGCCAATGCGGTTCAGGAAGTAGCCGGAATGGCTTCAAGCCTGAATACTGTTATTGAGGATATTCAGCCCGATAAAAAATAA
- a CDS encoding TraR/DksA C4-type zinc finger protein, translating to MNDKQKEELKNKIKVEIKNLTKQVKDLEGTVDPVKPDAAIGRLSRLDTMLNQGINKSSIAQSRQRILNLEDTLNRLENDPFFGECEECGEDIPIARLLALPESRYCVHCAEHLSE from the coding sequence ATGAATGATAAACAAAAAGAAGAACTTAAAAATAAGATCAAAGTTGAAATTAAAAATCTTACCAAGCAGGTAAAAGATCTGGAAGGAACAGTAGATCCGGTCAAGCCGGATGCAGCTATCGGCAGGCTTTCCCGGCTTGATACCATGCTCAATCAGGGTATTAACAAGTCATCCATTGCCCAGTCACGGCAACGGATTCTGAACCTTGAAGATACACTTAACCGGCTGGAAAATGATCCGTTTTTCGGAGAATGCGAGGAGTGTGGCGAGGATATTCCCATTGCCCGGCTGTTGGCCCTGCCTGAGAGCCGTTATTGTGTGCATTGTGCTGAGCACCTTAGTGAATAG
- the ettA gene encoding energy-dependent translational throttle protein EttA translates to MSNEPDKIIYSMVRVSKFYDKKPILKDISLSYFYGAKIGVLGLNGSGKSSLLKVLAGVDDSFEGETHISPGYTIGYLEQEPLVDETRTVREVVEEGAANVVALVNEFNEINAQFAEPMEPEEMDALLERQAKVQEEMDNCGAWDLESRLEMAMDALRCPPGDTPVSVISGGEKRRVALCRLLLQEPDILLLDEPTNHLDAESVSWLERHLQNYAGTIIAVTHDRYFLDNVAGWILELDRGRGIPWKGNYSSWLEQKEKRLANEAKSDDKRRKTLARELEWIRMSPKGRRSKSKARISAYESLANQQSDEYSRELELYIPPGPRLGKQVIELKGVRKQAGDKLLLENTSFIIPAGAIVGIIGPNGAGKTTMFKMISGQETPDDGEVVVGETVQVTHVDQHRDALDPEKSVYDVISGGNEFVKLGDREINARAYVGKFNLTGSEQQKKCKVLSGGERNRVHLALMLQEGGNVLLLDEPTNDLDVNTMRALEEGLNNFGGCVLVISHDRWFLDRIATHILAFEGDSSAFWYEGSYSEYEEDRKKRLGKDADQPHRIKYRKLTR, encoded by the coding sequence ATGAGCAACGAACCTGATAAGATCATATATTCCATGGTCCGGGTAAGTAAATTTTACGACAAGAAACCCATTCTTAAAGATATTTCCCTTTCATATTTCTATGGAGCGAAGATCGGCGTGCTGGGATTGAACGGCTCCGGTAAAAGTTCGCTCCTGAAAGTTCTTGCAGGCGTGGATGATAGCTTTGAAGGCGAAACCCACATTTCTCCCGGCTACACCATCGGCTACCTTGAGCAGGAACCGCTGGTTGATGAAACCCGCACTGTTCGTGAAGTGGTTGAAGAAGGCGCAGCAAACGTAGTTGCCCTCGTTAATGAATTCAACGAGATCAACGCCCAGTTTGCAGAGCCTATGGAACCCGAAGAAATGGACGCGCTGCTTGAGCGTCAGGCCAAGGTTCAAGAAGAAATGGACAATTGCGGGGCATGGGATCTCGAATCCCGCCTTGAAATGGCCATGGACGCCCTGCGCTGCCCTCCCGGCGACACCCCTGTTTCCGTTATTTCCGGTGGCGAAAAACGCCGCGTAGCCCTCTGCCGCCTGCTGCTTCAAGAGCCGGACATCCTGCTTCTTGACGAACCCACCAACCACCTTGACGCGGAATCCGTATCATGGCTGGAAAGACACCTCCAGAACTACGCCGGTACCATTATCGCCGTAACCCATGACCGCTACTTCCTCGACAACGTAGCCGGATGGATTCTGGAACTGGACCGCGGCCGGGGCATCCCCTGGAAAGGCAACTACTCTTCCTGGCTGGAACAGAAAGAAAAACGTTTGGCCAATGAAGCCAAGTCCGATGATAAACGACGCAAAACCCTTGCCCGCGAGCTGGAATGGATCCGCATGTCCCCCAAGGGCAGACGTTCCAAAAGCAAAGCCCGTATCAGCGCGTACGAATCTCTTGCCAATCAGCAGAGTGATGAATATTCACGCGAGCTAGAGCTCTACATTCCGCCGGGACCGCGCCTCGGTAAACAGGTTATTGAACTGAAAGGTGTGCGCAAGCAGGCCGGGGACAAGCTGCTTCTTGAAAATACCAGCTTCATAATCCCCGCCGGAGCCATCGTCGGTATTATCGGCCCCAACGGTGCCGGTAAAACCACCATGTTCAAAATGATCAGCGGACAGGAAACTCCCGACGATGGTGAAGTCGTTGTAGGTGAAACCGTACAGGTTACCCACGTTGACCAGCACCGCGATGCACTTGACCCTGAAAAGTCGGTGTATGACGTGATTTCCGGTGGCAATGAATTCGTCAAACTGGGCGACCGCGAAATCAATGCGCGTGCTTACGTAGGCAAATTCAACCTGACCGGGTCTGAGCAGCAGAAAAAATGTAAGGTTCTTTCCGGTGGTGAGCGTAACAGAGTCCATCTCGCGCTCATGCTTCAGGAAGGCGGCAACGTCCTGCTTCTTGACGAACCCACCAACGATCTTGACGTCAATACCATGCGTGCGCTGGAGGAAGGACTCAACAACTTCGGCGGCTGCGTTTTGGTTATTTCGCATGACCGCTGGTTCCTTGACCGCATCGCCACCCACATCCTCGCCTTTGAAGGCGATTCCTCAGCCTTCTGGTACGAAGGTTCATACTCCGAGTACGAGGAAGACCGCAAAAAGAGATTGGGCAAAGACGCCGACCAGCCCCACCGCATCAAATACAGAAAACTCACCAGATAA